The genomic DNA TCGATGTTCACCGTACAGCGCACCAGCTTGGCATGAAGACACATACGACAATGCTCTACGGAGCTATCGAGACCCACGAGGACCGCATCCGCCACATGCTGCAGATTCGCGATCTTCAGGATGAGACGAACGGCTTCATGGTCTTCATCCCGCTGTCGATGCAGCCGCGGAACAAAAATGCCGGCATTACCCGCCGCAACTCGGCCTATGAGGATTTGAAGACGATCGCGATCAGCAGGCTGATGCTTGATAACATTCAGCACATCAAAGCTTATTTTATCAACATCGGCGTACAGCTGACCCAAGTCGCGCTAACCTTCGGCGCTTCGGACGTGCACGGAACGATCATTAAAGAACGGATCAGCCATGCTGCGGGGGCACTCACTCCGGAAGGACTGACCCGCAAAGAGCTGATTTGGCTGATTCAAGGGGCCGGACGCATACCGGTAGAACGGGATACCTTCTATAACGAGATTCAGATTTACGAATAGAGCATCACTGACAGCCTTCAGGCTTCACGATGCAACACAGCGAGCGCTCTGAAGAACCGGACTAGAAAGGACATCGGTGAGATGAAACAATTCGTTATTCTTGGTGGGGGCTATGGTGGAACTGCCGTTATTCATGAACTGTTCAAGGGATTTATTCCCTCCGACGTTCAAGTCATTTTAGTAGACCGGATGCCGTTTCAAAGCTTGAAGACCGAATATTATGCTTTAGCCGCTGGAACGGCTTCCGATTATGAGCTGCGTGTACCGTTTCCGAGCTACTCGGGATTACAGATCAAATATGGGGAAATTAGCTCGATCGATTTAGACAGCCGTTTCATTCATTTTGAAGAGGGCGACCCGCTGGAATATGATCAGCTCGTTATCGCCCTCGGCTGTACCGATAATTATCATGGCATTCCTGGAGCACAGGAGCACTCCTATGGCATTCAGTCCTTCTCCGCTGTGCGTGAAGCCTACCTGCAGCTTAACAACATCAAGCCCTACGGCAAAGTGAACGTGGTAGGCGGAGGACTTAGCGGAGTGGAAATTGCCGCCGAGCTGAGGGAGAGCCGCCCGGATCTCAATATCAGCATCATCGACCGCGGCGCACGGGTACTGTCAGCGTTCCCTCCCAAAGTGTCCGGCTATGTTACCAATTGGTTCGAGGAGCATGATGTAGAGACATTATCAAACATTTCCACAACCGGGCTGGAAAAGGGAGTCATCTATCATGCGGACGGCGAGATCGCTTCCGACGTAACCATTTGGACCGCAGGGATCCAGCCCCCTGCTCTCGTGCGAAACCTGGAAGTCGGCAAGGATCGTCAGGGACGGGTATTGCTGAACGAATACTATCAAATTCCCGAGCATCCCGAAGTCTACGTATGCGGCGACTGCGCCAGCCTTCCCTTTGCTCCGAGCGCTCAAGCAGCCGAAGGGCAAGGCCAGCAAATCGCCCAGATCGCCTCGGCGTTATGGCGCGGTGAGCAGCCGAAGCTCCAGAAGCTGAAGCTGAAAGGCACCCTTGGTTCGCTGGGCAAAAAGGCTGGCTTCGGATTGATGGGCAAAAGGCAAGTAACCGGAAGAGTTCCGCGTATTCTGAAGAGCGGTGTTCTCTGGTTGTCCCGGCATCATATTGGCTAGCCGTTATCCGATTTCACGTCAGCTATCCTGCGAATGATGGCATCATATAAAGCGCTGGCTGTCTCGGCCTCCACGGTCTCGCCGTTGACCAGCGCATAAGGCGTCATGTAACACATGCCGCAGCCGGTGAGGCAGCCGTATTCGTAAACCTCGCAATCCGGATGCTGCTCCAGCCTTTTCATAATTTCATCCGTTCCGAAATGGGCATTGTTCGCGCAAAATTCTAGGATTATCTTCAATCTGGGCATCCCCCCATTTTATGAACCATTTAATTTTAACCTTATTTGTACTATAATATAAAGAGGAAAGGAGTTGAAAACAATGAGCGAAAATGTACAAGATAAATTGTATGACGAAGTATTGGAAGTTCTGGATAAACTTCGCCCCTTCCTGCAACGTGACGGTGGCGACGTTGAACTCGTCGATGTTGAAGATGGCATCGTTAAATTGAAGCTGGTAGGCGCATGCGGCAGCTGCCCAAGCTCCACCATCACCCTGAAAGCGGGTATCGAGCGCGCGCTGTTTGAAGAAGTGGAAGGCGTACAAGAGGTCGTCCAAGTATTCTAAACGCAAATAACTCCTTCAGATACAAACTCGAATTCAATTATGGGATCGTCGGCTCTGCTGACATACAGCTTCCATAATTTTAAGAAACTCGGCTTCTCCGGATCCCCGGAAAGGCCGAGTTTTCTTTTATTTGGCGAATCTGTCCGCCAGGACCGTCATCGTCAGGTGGGCTTGATCCATGGCCGGATCGGATCGAGTCCGCCGGAAATATCCATAATGTTGCCCGTAATGAAATCGGAATCTTTATGACATAAGAAGGCGATAACCCTGGAAATATCCTCGCCGCTGCCCGGCCGCCCCAAGGGCGTTTCCCCGTCCTTCATTTGGCGTGCTTCTTCGATCGACATCTCTTTATTATCCCCGCGAATGTCGCCTGGACAGACCATATTCACGGTAATTCCATAAGGCGCCTCCTCTACCGCAAGCGTCTTCGTAAAGGATACGAGCCCCGTTTTGGCCGCGGCATATACTGCGCGATGCGGCCAGGCCCGTGACTCCGCCGCATGTCCAAAGCCGAAATGAATGATTCGCCCCCAGCCCTTGTTCCGCATCCCCTGCAGTACGAAATGATCCAGCAGCATAGTTCCTACCAGATTCCCTTCAATCATGGACAATATTTCAGCCTGGGTATAGTCCGCAAACAAACGCCGTTCCCGAATGAACGGACCTGCATTATTGACGAGAATATCGACGGTTCCCAATTTGGCCGCAACTTCATTGGCCAACGCCTCGATTTCTTCGCGCTGCGAAATATCGGCTTTTATGGCAATACAGGATACCCCCAGCCCTTCGATCTGCCTTCTCAGGTCAAATGCTTCAGCTTCGCTATGTACATAGTTCAGTGCGATATGACATCCTTGTTCCGCAAGCGTCAGCGCCGTCCTTCTTCCGAGTCCTTTGGCGCTTCCGGTGATCAGGGCGACTTTTCCCTTCAATGTCCTTCTCCTCCTCATCCTACATACACATATATCAAGTATAAAAGATTTGAAGCATTCCCACAAACAACAAGGTTCAGACCATAAAGCAGAAGCTCAAGCTCCGGCTAATCAAGCTACAGCTAATCATGATGTAACGGAAAAGAGCAGCTTCCAACTACAATCCCTTATCGTGTTAAAGCAGCTTCTTCAGACAAAGGAACGAGAGCAGGATGAAGGTGATGGGGATACGGGTTTAGTTGGATCCTCTGTATTTATTTTAGCGCATATATTCATATTCAGAGAATTAAATGGAAACCATGCATTAAAATAAGGCTGACTCGTGTCATCCTGCCTCAGCATTCATTCTAATGACAAGCGATCCATTTAGATGTACATTTTACGCCAGTTTTCAAATCTTAAATACCAAAAATCCATTTATCCTGTTAGATTCGATGCCGGATCATATGGAACACTAAAAAATCCCGCCCTCCCATAAAGGGAGGCGGGACTTGGATATTATACAAAAGGACGATTTAGAATACAGGAACCAATGCTCCCTCATACGTCTCTTCAATGAACTTTCTTACATCATCTGAAGTCAGAGCTGCCGCCAGCTTCTGGATCGCATCGGAATCCTTGTTGTCTGGACGTGCTACCAGCAGGTTGGTGTAAGGAGATTCCTTATCCTCGATGAAGAGGGAATCGTTAACCGGGTTCAGGCCTGCTTCGATCGCATAGTTCGTGTTAATCAAAGCGAAGTCTACTTCATCCAATTGGCGAGGCAGCATAGCCGCATCAAGCTCTTTAATATCTAGATTTTTAGAGTTCTCGACGATATCTGCTTTCGTTGCCGCAATGCCAGCGCCTTCCTTCAGCTTGATCAAACCTTGTTTCTCCAACAACAGGAGCGCGCGTCCGCCGTTTGTAGCATCGTTGGGAATAGCAACCTTCGCTCCGTCGGCAATTTCATCAGCGGATGTATACTTTTTGGAGTAAGCGCCAAACGGCTCCACGTGAATGCCTACTACAGGAACCAAATCCATGCTGTTTTTCTCGTTTTGATCATCCAGGTACGGCTGATGCTGGAAGTAGTTTGCATCCAGCTGCTTCTCGAACACTTGCACGTTCGGTTGAACATAGTCCGTAAATTCTTTGACTTCCAGTTCTACGCCTTCCTCTTTCAATTTCGGAGCGACGAACTTCAGAATGTCAG from Paenibacillus woosongensis includes the following:
- a CDS encoding NifU family protein, whose product is MSENVQDKLYDEVLEVLDKLRPFLQRDGGDVELVDVEDGIVKLKLVGACGSCPSSTITLKAGIERALFEEVEGVQEVVQVF
- a CDS encoding NAD(P)/FAD-dependent oxidoreductase is translated as MKQFVILGGGYGGTAVIHELFKGFIPSDVQVILVDRMPFQSLKTEYYALAAGTASDYELRVPFPSYSGLQIKYGEISSIDLDSRFIHFEEGDPLEYDQLVIALGCTDNYHGIPGAQEHSYGIQSFSAVREAYLQLNNIKPYGKVNVVGGGLSGVEIAAELRESRPDLNISIIDRGARVLSAFPPKVSGYVTNWFEEHDVETLSNISTTGLEKGVIYHADGEIASDVTIWTAGIQPPALVRNLEVGKDRQGRVLLNEYYQIPEHPEVYVCGDCASLPFAPSAQAAEGQGQQIAQIASALWRGEQPKLQKLKLKGTLGSLGKKAGFGLMGKRQVTGRVPRILKSGVLWLSRHHIG
- a CDS encoding YuzB family protein, producing the protein MKIILEFCANNAHFGTDEIMKRLEQHPDCEVYEYGCLTGCGMCYMTPYALVNGETVEAETASALYDAIIRRIADVKSDNG
- a CDS encoding SDR family oxidoreductase gives rise to the protein MKGKVALITGSAKGLGRRTALTLAEQGCHIALNYVHSEAEAFDLRRQIEGLGVSCIAIKADISQREEIEALANEVAAKLGTVDILVNNAGPFIRERRLFADYTQAEILSMIEGNLVGTMLLDHFVLQGMRNKGWGRIIHFGFGHAAESRAWPHRAVYAAAKTGLVSFTKTLAVEEAPYGITVNMVCPGDIRGDNKEMSIEEARQMKDGETPLGRPGSGEDISRVIAFLCHKDSDFITGNIMDISGGLDPIRPWIKPT
- a CDS encoding MetQ/NlpA family ABC transporter substrate-binding protein — encoded protein: MKKWTLSFLTLALVLVLAACGNAKNNGNGAAEAPQNNAGNAEQSAPAESVKLVVGATVPHADILKFVAPKLKEEGVELEVKEFTDYVQPNVQVFEKQLDANYFQHQPYLDDQNEKNSMDLVPVVGIHVEPFGAYSKKYTSADEIADGAKVAIPNDATNGGRALLLLEKQGLIKLKEGAGIAATKADIVENSKNLDIKELDAAMLPRQLDEVDFALINTNYAIEAGLNPVNDSLFIEDKESPYTNLLVARPDNKDSDAIQKLAAALTSDDVRKFIEETYEGALVPVF